A window of Phyllobacterium sp. T1293 contains these coding sequences:
- a CDS encoding (2Fe-2S)-binding protein, whose protein sequence is MIALNINGEDRNVDVPEDMPLLWVLRDVIGLTGTKFGCGIAQCGACTVQLDGRPVRSCVLPAASVGSRKITTIEAVSATPSGKKIQDAWLNLEVVQCGYCQSGQIMSASALLDRNPDPTDRDIDAAMSGNICRCGTYPRIRAAIKQAAKA, encoded by the coding sequence ATGATAGCCCTGAATATAAATGGCGAAGATCGCAACGTTGATGTGCCGGAGGATATGCCTCTGCTCTGGGTGCTGCGTGATGTGATTGGTTTGACCGGCACCAAATTTGGTTGTGGCATTGCCCAGTGCGGCGCTTGTACGGTGCAGCTGGATGGACGCCCGGTACGCTCCTGCGTCCTGCCTGCCGCCTCGGTTGGTTCGCGCAAGATAACGACCATTGAAGCGGTTAGCGCCACGCCATCAGGCAAGAAAATACAGGACGCCTGGCTCAATCTGGAAGTCGTGCAGTGCGGCTATTGTCAGTCCGGACAGATCATGTCCGCCTCCGCTTTGCTTGATCGAAACCCTGACCCCACTGACCGCGATATTGATGCGGCCATGTCCGGCAATATCTGTCGATGCGGCACCTATCCCCGGATTCGAGCGGCCATAAAACAGGCCGCGAAGGCCTGA
- a CDS encoding sensor histidine kinase, translating to MSSSETEIKQQVLPRGALSLTLLALATTIASFIVMMGITTISPTKEITQLIIAANTVSILLLIYLSYATVRKLFLFKNKEKHNDLHTNIAFIFALIASIPCIIVACFSLIILDNRLNSWINVDNNKIIDMSIKAAQSYTEDNAQNLVTTTLSMAIELDQRRMLFSLDRGAFADWLTYDAGRNNLLGASLVKSTGEIVVSANLINDHQLPPVPLTALRGAAGDRPALIPPGETNLVGAVVKTQALPDLYLYTLRTIDPSALNNMRVMTDNNSEYQSLASNRKNTQIAYALLYVELTLLLLLTAVWTGIAVANRVVQPIRLLIGAAEEVATGDFDVSVPVRGSDGDIGSLSLTFNKMVRQLKTQHTDLISAKEQIDERRRFTEAVLSGVTAGVISVNTQGDIAVINRPAETMLLEDGVSTIGGNLTELLPEFGEVFTTARDSGRSSSRKQIAMTRNGVARSFNVQITREDADTQNTSYVVTVDDITDLVAAHRSSAWADVARRIAHEIKNPLTPIQLSAERLRRRYGKVITEDREVFDQCTETIIRQVGDIGRMVDEFSEFARMPKPQLAATDVRDVLRDASFLVEISNSQIKFEHEFAGEPLIGNFDSRLLGQAFGNIIKNASESIDAMLQSGAVSEGHILVRAAGSGPSILVEVVDNGKGLPAENRHQLLEPYVTTREKGTGLGLAIVKKIVEDHGGRLEMHDAPAGFYEGRGALVRMIFPRLVDAAAGNEKLT from the coding sequence ATGTCCTCCAGCGAAACCGAGATCAAACAACAGGTTCTGCCAAGGGGCGCGCTATCTCTAACGCTTCTGGCTCTGGCAACGACGATTGCCTCGTTCATCGTGATGATGGGCATCACAACCATATCGCCGACAAAAGAGATCACCCAGCTTATCATCGCCGCCAATACGGTCTCGATCCTGCTGCTGATCTATCTGTCCTATGCGACCGTACGAAAGCTCTTCCTTTTCAAGAACAAGGAAAAGCACAATGATCTGCACACCAATATCGCCTTCATCTTCGCTCTGATCGCGTCGATACCGTGCATCATTGTCGCCTGTTTTTCGTTGATTATTCTGGATAACAGACTGAATTCATGGATCAATGTCGACAACAACAAGATTATCGACATGTCGATCAAGGCGGCGCAGTCCTATACGGAAGACAATGCCCAGAATCTGGTGACTACAACCCTTTCCATGGCCATTGAGCTTGACCAGCGGCGTATGCTTTTCAGCCTGGATCGCGGCGCTTTTGCTGACTGGCTGACCTATGATGCGGGCCGTAACAATCTTCTGGGCGCGTCACTGGTCAAATCAACAGGCGAAATCGTTGTCAGTGCAAACCTCATCAATGACCACCAGCTGCCGCCGGTTCCGCTGACGGCATTGCGCGGCGCTGCTGGCGACCGGCCCGCCCTGATCCCGCCGGGTGAGACCAATCTGGTCGGGGCCGTCGTCAAGACACAGGCACTGCCGGACCTCTACCTCTATACGCTGCGCACCATCGATCCGTCGGCTCTGAACAATATGCGGGTTATGACCGATAATAACAGCGAGTATCAGTCGCTGGCCAGCAACCGCAAGAACACGCAGATCGCCTATGCGCTGCTCTACGTCGAATTGACATTATTGCTGCTTCTGACAGCCGTCTGGACAGGCATCGCCGTGGCCAATCGTGTGGTTCAGCCCATTCGCCTGCTTATCGGGGCAGCCGAAGAAGTAGCGACAGGAGATTTTGATGTCTCTGTTCCTGTTCGCGGGTCTGATGGCGACATTGGCTCGCTATCCCTGACCTTCAACAAGATGGTCAGACAGTTGAAAACCCAGCACACCGATCTGATCTCGGCAAAAGAGCAGATCGATGAGCGCAGGCGATTTACCGAGGCCGTTCTTTCCGGCGTCACCGCTGGCGTGATCAGCGTCAACACACAAGGCGACATTGCTGTTATCAACCGGCCCGCTGAAACCATGCTGCTGGAGGATGGCGTTTCGACGATCGGCGGCAATTTGACTGAACTCCTGCCGGAGTTTGGCGAAGTCTTCACCACGGCACGCGATAGCGGACGCTCGTCAAGCCGCAAGCAGATTGCCATGACCCGCAATGGTGTCGCCCGTTCATTCAACGTCCAGATCACACGCGAAGACGCGGACACCCAGAACACATCCTATGTGGTTACGGTCGATGACATCACCGATCTCGTCGCGGCACACCGCTCATCCGCCTGGGCTGATGTTGCGCGGCGTATCGCCCACGAAATCAAAAACCCGCTGACACCTATTCAGCTTTCCGCCGAACGGCTGCGTCGCCGTTACGGCAAAGTCATCACCGAAGACCGTGAAGTCTTTGACCAGTGTACCGAGACCATTATCCGGCAGGTCGGCGACATTGGCCGCATGGTGGACGAGTTTTCCGAATTCGCCCGCATGCCAAAGCCGCAGCTGGCCGCAACGGATGTTCGCGATGTCCTGCGCGACGCATCTTTCCTTGTTGAAATCAGCAACAGCCAGATCAAGTTCGAACATGAATTTGCCGGCGAGCCGCTTATCGGCAATTTCGACAGCCGCCTTTTGGGGCAGGCATTCGGCAACATCATCAAGAATGCATCGGAGTCCATCGATGCCATGCTGCAGTCCGGCGCTGTCAGCGAAGGACACATACTCGTACGGGCGGCGGGCTCTGGTCCTTCCATCCTTGTTGAAGTCGTTGACAACGGAAAGGGGTTACCAGCCGAAAACCGGCATCAATTGCTGGAGCCTTACGTGACCACCCGCGAAAAGGGTACCGGACTTGGCCTCGCCATCGTCAAGAAGATTGTCGAGGACCATGGTGGGCGGCTCGAAATGCATGATGCCCCGGCGGGTTTCTATGAAGGCCGTGGAGCGCTGGTGCGCATGATCTTTCCCAGACTGGTTGACGCGGCGGCTGGTAACGAAAAATTAACGTAA
- a CDS encoding peptide deformylase, translating into MTVRTIVKFPNPHLRAKAEPVTEFDDSLRTLAADLLDTMRDAPGIGITAPHIGILKRVVVVELDDGQGVRYYINPTVESASDALVKNMEGSVSMPGINDEVERPSSVRINYQDLTGAAQTQDADGLLAVCLQHEIDQLDGIFWLYRLSKLKRDRLVKRFEKQQRVQIA; encoded by the coding sequence ATGACAGTCCGCACGATTGTAAAATTTCCAAACCCGCATCTGCGGGCAAAGGCAGAGCCTGTCACGGAGTTTGATGACAGCTTGCGGACCTTGGCTGCCGATCTACTCGACACCATGCGCGATGCACCTGGAATCGGCATTACGGCGCCGCATATCGGCATTTTGAAACGCGTCGTGGTTGTTGAACTCGATGACGGGCAGGGTGTGCGATACTATATCAATCCAACAGTTGAATCGGCATCGGATGCTCTGGTGAAGAATATGGAGGGCAGCGTGTCGATGCCCGGCATCAACGATGAAGTTGAACGGCCATCGTCCGTCCGTATAAACTATCAGGACCTGACCGGCGCCGCGCAAACCCAAGACGCCGATGGATTGCTGGCTGTGTGTCTGCAACACGAAATTGACCAGCTTGACGGAATTTTCTGGCTGTATCGATTGTCAAAGCTTAAGCGGGACCGGCTGGTCAAACGGTTCGAGAAACAGCAGCGTGTCCAGATAGCCTAG
- a CDS encoding cupin domain-containing protein, translated as MSEDHHHHDEPVDWREHGVKVIPGNSLDPNTAQTPGMNRAAAINHARAGAEKIWAGTVVIHPNAKTGAHHHGDLESIIYVVKGKARMRWGEKLEYVAEAGPGDFIFVPPYVPHQEINASEDEPLECVLVRSGQEPVVVNLDIEPAEKPEGVLWKDPIHR; from the coding sequence ATGTCGGAAGATCATCACCATCACGATGAACCTGTCGATTGGCGCGAGCATGGCGTGAAAGTCATCCCGGGTAATTCCCTTGATCCCAACACGGCACAAACACCCGGTATGAACCGGGCAGCTGCAATCAACCATGCCCGCGCCGGTGCCGAGAAAATTTGGGCCGGGACCGTTGTCATTCACCCCAATGCCAAAACCGGCGCCCACCACCATGGTGATCTTGAAAGCATTATCTATGTGGTTAAAGGCAAGGCACGGATGCGCTGGGGCGAGAAGCTGGAATATGTGGCAGAAGCAGGTCCGGGCGATTTCATTTTTGTCCCGCCTTACGTTCCACATCAGGAGATCAATGCCAGTGAGGACGAGCCGCTGGAATGTGTGCTGGTTCGCTCCGGTCAGGAGCCGGTGGTTGTCAACCTCGATATCGAACCCGCCGAAAAGCCGGAGGGCGTTCTTTGGAAAGATCCCATTCACCGATGA
- a CDS encoding sensor domain-containing diguanylate cyclase: MLQIEAVYDKVPVGLCYLNRDGVFVTVNDQLSRMLGISSDHAIGRLVEDIVPDHAALLRVSLVTALEEKAVPDHELQRSGETFMVSAAPVTNDLGEVAGISVAYTNITNMKRMSEQLAQVEQRTAYALESAGQWIWDMNIATNRVWRSPQYRALLGLDPASPETENIAWDIVHPDDKQGAIQAFEDVVSGRKPYFEAIYRVPRGSGGQAWIMSRGKIVEYGPDGSPLRLLATSVDISSQKLIEEQLSSTVRMRLELEQKLLEANRKLKKLSESDHLTDLPNRRKFNRLLKREYDKAIDRGQSVALLMIDIDHFKAYNDVYGHMAGDRCLVQVGRVLNRVIKEGTGVVARFGGEEFAALLPAAVMADAIDVAKTIIDTVAGLQLDHEGTPAGKTSVSIGVSVLDLMSPATLGGPDELLNLADRALYEAKRAGRGRFSVWGSFSTD; encoded by the coding sequence TTGCTCCAGATCGAAGCTGTTTATGACAAGGTTCCGGTTGGGCTCTGCTATCTCAATCGCGATGGCGTCTTTGTTACCGTTAACGACCAGCTTTCGCGTATGCTTGGCATCAGCAGTGACCATGCAATTGGCCGTCTGGTCGAGGATATTGTGCCTGATCATGCGGCGTTGCTCCGGGTCAGCCTCGTTACTGCATTGGAAGAAAAAGCCGTTCCCGATCACGAGCTTCAACGCTCGGGTGAAACCTTCATGGTTTCGGCCGCTCCTGTTACCAATGATCTTGGCGAAGTGGCCGGGATATCCGTCGCCTATACCAACATCACCAATATGAAGCGGATGTCTGAACAGCTGGCGCAAGTCGAACAGCGCACCGCCTATGCTTTGGAAAGTGCGGGGCAATGGATATGGGACATGAATATTGCGACGAACCGTGTCTGGCGATCCCCGCAATACCGTGCTCTGCTCGGGCTTGATCCGGCAAGTCCGGAGACGGAAAATATTGCATGGGACATTGTTCATCCTGACGACAAGCAGGGCGCCATTCAGGCTTTTGAAGACGTGGTGAGTGGCCGCAAGCCATATTTCGAAGCCATATATCGCGTGCCACGCGGTAGCGGCGGACAGGCCTGGATAATGAGCCGCGGCAAGATTGTCGAATATGGGCCCGATGGATCGCCGCTGCGGCTTCTGGCAACGAGTGTTGATATCAGCAGTCAGAAACTGATTGAGGAGCAGCTCTCATCGACCGTTCGGATGCGGCTGGAACTGGAGCAAAAACTGCTCGAAGCCAACCGGAAGTTGAAGAAACTGTCGGAAAGCGATCATCTCACCGATCTGCCGAACCGGCGTAAGTTCAATCGCCTGCTCAAACGGGAATATGACAAGGCCATTGACCGTGGCCAGTCCGTGGCTCTGCTTATGATCGATATTGATCATTTCAAAGCCTATAATGATGTTTACGGACATATGGCCGGAGATCGTTGCCTCGTGCAGGTGGGGCGTGTCCTGAACAGGGTCATCAAGGAAGGTACAGGCGTTGTCGCCCGTTTCGGCGGCGAAGAGTTTGCCGCGCTGTTACCCGCCGCAGTGATGGCCGATGCCATAGACGTGGCAAAAACGATTATTGATACCGTGGCGGGTCTTCAACTGGACCATGAGGGAACGCCGGCGGGCAAGACCTCGGTCAGTATTGGTGTCAGTGTGCTCGATCTGATGAGCCCTGCGACCTTGGGCGGGCCAGACGAATTGCTTAATCTTGCAGACCGGGCACTTTATGAAGCCAAGCGGGCAGGGCGCGGCCGTTTCAGCGTCTGGGGAAGCTTTTCCACTGATTAA
- a CDS encoding LacI family DNA-binding transcriptional regulator: MNKSFISAEDVAKRAGVSRSAVSRTFTPGASVSEETRRRVIEAADALGYHVNQLARGLMRSESGIVCLVASEMDTPYRARLVRELSHALQRAGKVCMIINTDRSDGSVDAALRQTLNYRADASILLSGLPDKAITKLCLDSGQRIVLINRDDDVEGPLYINLDDRRAARAVVSAFLRAGCRRLAFANSAVGTPSLMARERGFVAAAAEFGLEVTVIRHGNTVYESGQQIARMLFTEPARPDAVFCVNDLMAFGLMDSARHEFSLRIPEDLCVTGFDDIPQASWSSYALTTFTQPVDDIVKSSVEWLTSTENPTGADNPSINLHAPMIWRKTIRGKPA; this comes from the coding sequence TTGAACAAATCATTCATCAGCGCTGAAGACGTTGCAAAACGGGCTGGCGTTTCGCGCTCGGCGGTTTCCCGCACATTCACGCCGGGAGCCAGTGTCTCCGAGGAAACGCGCCGACGCGTCATTGAAGCTGCTGATGCGCTTGGTTATCACGTCAATCAGCTTGCCCGCGGACTGATGCGCAGTGAAAGCGGCATCGTCTGCCTTGTCGCTTCGGAAATGGACACGCCCTATCGTGCCCGGCTGGTGCGGGAATTGTCCCATGCCCTGCAAAGGGCCGGCAAGGTGTGCATGATCATCAACACCGACCGTTCCGATGGCAGCGTCGATGCGGCCCTGCGGCAAACTCTCAATTATCGCGCCGACGCCTCGATTCTGTTGTCGGGGCTGCCCGATAAGGCCATCACCAAACTCTGTCTCGACAGCGGCCAACGTATCGTTCTCATCAATCGGGACGACGACGTCGAAGGCCCGCTTTACATCAACCTTGATGACAGGCGCGCAGCGCGCGCAGTCGTCAGCGCATTTCTGCGGGCCGGTTGCCGGCGCCTGGCCTTTGCCAACTCTGCCGTCGGCACGCCGAGCCTGATGGCACGCGAACGCGGCTTTGTCGCTGCAGCGGCAGAGTTCGGGCTTGAGGTGACGGTGATACGGCACGGAAATACAGTTTATGAGAGCGGACAACAGATTGCCCGCATGCTGTTTACCGAACCTGCCCGCCCTGATGCTGTTTTCTGCGTCAACGATCTGATGGCGTTCGGGTTGATGGACAGCGCGCGTCACGAGTTTTCGCTGCGCATTCCCGAGGACCTTTGTGTTACGGGCTTCGATGACATCCCGCAGGCAAGCTGGTCATCCTACGCGTTGACCACTTTTACCCAACCTGTCGACGATATCGTGAAAAGCAGTGTGGAATGGCTGACGAGTACCGAAAATCCGACCGGGGCAGACAATCCCTCAATAAATCTGCACGCTCCAATGATCTGGCGTAAAACAATTCGCGGCAAACCAGCTTAA
- a CDS encoding ABC transporter substrate-binding protein, with protein sequence MRSVFAIAAAFAVGIQMMPIKAHAADNLNLICSADVVICELMKGMFEKDTGIQVNMVRLSSGETYAKIRAEARNPKTDIWWAGTGDPHLQAASEGLTQEYKSPLLDQLQDWAKKQAESSGYRTVGVYAGALGWGYNTDIVKKKNLKEAKCWADLLDPSYKGEIQMANPNSSGTAYTALASLVQIMGEDKAYDYLKKLNTNVSQYTKSGSAPVKAAARGETALGIVFMHDSVAQTVEGFPVKTVAPCEGTGYEIGSMSIIKGARNLDAAKKWYDWALSAEVQSHMKEAKSFQLPSNKSAVVPPEAPKFEDIKLIDYDFKTYGDPEKRKALLERWDKEIGASAN encoded by the coding sequence ATGCGTTCAGTCTTTGCCATTGCTGCCGCTTTTGCCGTTGGTATCCAGATGATGCCAATAAAGGCGCACGCCGCGGACAATCTCAATTTGATCTGCTCGGCTGATGTCGTCATCTGCGAGTTGATGAAGGGCATGTTCGAGAAGGATACGGGCATTCAGGTCAATATGGTGCGCCTGTCATCGGGTGAGACCTATGCAAAAATCCGCGCCGAGGCGCGTAACCCAAAGACTGATATCTGGTGGGCTGGCACAGGTGATCCGCATTTGCAGGCCGCCTCCGAAGGCCTGACGCAGGAATATAAGTCACCACTGCTCGATCAGTTGCAGGATTGGGCGAAGAAGCAGGCGGAAAGTTCCGGTTACAGGACCGTTGGTGTTTATGCCGGTGCGCTCGGCTGGGGCTATAACACGGATATCGTCAAGAAAAAGAACCTGAAGGAAGCCAAGTGCTGGGCTGATCTGCTCGATCCGTCCTATAAGGGCGAGATTCAGATGGCTAACCCCAATTCGTCGGGCACCGCCTATACGGCGCTTGCCTCGCTTGTGCAGATCATGGGCGAAGACAAGGCCTATGATTACCTGAAGAAGCTCAACACCAATGTGTCCCAATATACAAAGTCCGGCTCTGCGCCAGTGAAAGCTGCTGCGCGCGGTGAGACGGCGCTTGGCATTGTTTTTATGCATGATTCTGTTGCACAGACTGTCGAGGGCTTCCCTGTGAAGACCGTGGCACCGTGCGAGGGTACGGGCTACGAAATCGGCTCCATGTCGATCATCAAGGGCGCGCGCAATCTCGATGCGGCGAAGAAATGGTATGACTGGGCGCTGTCAGCCGAAGTGCAATCGCACATGAAGGAAGCAAAATCCTTCCAGCTGCCTTCGAACAAATCAGCTGTCGTTCCGCCGGAGGCACCGAAGTTCGAAGACATCAAGCTCATCGACTACGACTTCAAGACCTATGGCGATCCGGAAAAGCGCAAGGCATTGCTTGAGCGCTGGGATAAGGAAATCGGCGCAAGCGCCAATTGA